The genomic window AATTtggagaaagaaaaataatgaattttgtGCAACCATGGGGGTGGATGGTAGTTGAAGTTactaaaataaaagtgttttttttttttgtgtggcttaaaaaaatgtcaaaccCTTAATTGAACGGCAATTGGACAAAGAACTGAGAAAATCTCGTGATGACTTTGTGAGCAACCTTCAGAAACATGTGAGTGTGAAAACTATGGCTACAATATTTCACAACTCTCATATATTGGGACTTGCACAATATATAGTATGaacattatttaatatatatgttctttatttattactatttatagtttttttaatgttatggTATTTTTGAAAGGCGGCAAGAAGCAACATGACAGTTAGTGGATacggtttttatttttttcgtacATCATAATACAGCTTgagtaaaagaaaaatacataataATACAGCTCAATGCTCATAACTTTATTTTGCATAATattattcttttcatttcaaATCAATTAATTAGCTGTTTATGAGAAatgcatatattttaatttgtttcataAGTGCAATTTCATATGATGAAATTTTGTAAGGGCATTTGATAGGTTAGAGTTTGAGTTTAAATttgtaagtttttattttttaactatgGGACGGACAACCCTCAAAGTTGTTTCAGGTAAAATGGTCAAGAAATTATGTTCTAACAATCAATACGTTTTTATACCGTTTGCATTCGACATTTTTGAATTTATAGCACAAGAGGTTGTAAACCTTTTGAAAAGAGTCCTAAAGGTCATTGTAATATTATTAGACTAAATATTTTTATCTTATCTGAGTTTAATATCAAATTCCCACTTAGGATTGATTTAATTTTAGGCCCTTAAGTATTtctatttaatgttttttagaAAATAGATTGAGAGCAAAATATTTAGAAAACAAACATATACAAATATCtagaaaaataaagatattttctcttcgggccccccatgtatcttttataccccccaatattccaattttgcccttgataaaaacttcggttcgcagaaaccgaagtattttctagttcaaattcaggaaaatttcggttaaaagaaaccgaattttgttttcaaggcaaaaaaaattcgattcgtagaaatcgaagtttttattgaagggcataAAAGTAAAATCTAGAGGGTGAAAAAGAATCatggggggcctaaagagaaaatatcaaaaataaatttataaaagttgTCTTTTTCTAAGTTTTTGCAACCCAGCCCATGTTTTTGTGTTGGGCTAGTCATGCCAGTATGTTGTTCATGCTTATTTTGAcagtttattatttatattttttctcaaaGCGATCCTATCCTAAATATTagatgagaaagagaaaaaagaatgcAATGGTTAATGGTACTTAATCTATCAAAAACAATTAAAGTTACCAAAAACGCGAAAACACACTCCACCTATcatctttaaatataattaaatggtGGACTAAGTTCATACAGAGTAAAAAtactctgactttaaatggggCTCCCGCAAGTGGCCAGTGGGATCGGTTCCCTTCGATAAGTCGGTCCTAGAGAcgattcaaaaataaaataaaggagaatgttaacttgtgctcttaaggcacatgttaagaagataaatgtggaaaatatttattgaacctgtgttgtattcaattctctaagcattaaattctttgtatcattaaatgttatatatttctatttttaactagcttaacatgtgcccttagggcacaagttaacatgaccctaaaataaaataatcaaatgaatttcaaaaatcaaaatgtatGCCACCCCCCCACCCCACAGATAAACTCTTGATAGAATCCATTACTTCACCCCCCCCTATTCCTCCATATAAAAAAGTATATTATGCTAGCTCAATAACTCAAATAGTCTAAAATGGTCGGACCAAACTTAATAATATACAAGTCAATAAATTGGTCAGCCCAATCTAACTATTTATATAGTTGTATTGTATCGGATTTCGGATTTGACCGGACTTATCTATATTTGACAACTGTAATTGTACGTTAACTATTGGGTTATGAGGGAATAGTCGGAGGATCATCTACATTGAGCTCAGAACAACTATCATGagttattttacttataaagtgttcaataTCCACTTTATTATCCAAAATGTGAGACTCAACTCATATTTAAAATACCAACATTAATTTATGAAAACTTACAAAGATGATTGTTCAATTCACCTCCAATGTATGTGGGTTTAGAAATTCACAATTCACAATTATTAATAGATATTAAGCCCAATAGATTATGACCACAACTTAGGCAAAGAGGGCCACAAAAACAGAAACAAGTTTGTCGTTTAGGAGTCTTACAAACGTGTTCAGAGTTAGTGCCCTGTGTTGTGTCTTCTAAAAGGTTTTATAGGGCCCATTACTTATCCTTTGTCTAGTTGTATATAGTATGACTTCATTATTACCCAACCAGTTAACTTGACCAAATCACCCCAAAACTATACCtttattgggaaaacaattaTTTCCCTTGATCTTTCTGAAAAAGGACTCACCCTTATTCTCTTACAAAACTTATCAAATCTTATATACATACATGTGGTTTCAAGCACCAAGTGCTAAGGTAACTTagacaaatttataatattcTTGTAAGatgaacatttttttaaaacagggAAAGTTAGTAATTTAAGAGGTTTATTACTGagtaacttatatttttaaattacgATCTATTTcatggttgaaattttaaatataatctTGACATAGATTTGgatataagataagataagataagataaatGTGTATGTGTTATTATGTCTACATTTTATCATATCTTATATCAAAATCTATGTCTTAATCATAATTAATCTTATTTAACCACTAAACATGActtaaaatacttatttaacCACCAAATCTATTTCACCCCTAAATGTAGACATGATATATAACACGTACACATTTATCTTATCATATGGATTTAAGATATGATAAAATGTTGTACCCaataaataatatgataaaatgtaGACAtggttcgtaaaaaaaaaaatgcagacATGGTAACGCATTtatctaataatatatttgaatttgatgtacatatataataacaatattttatagGGCAATTATATGTCACGGCAAAATACAAAGGTAGGCAATGCCCTATTTAATTAAGGTTTTATCGGATTTGACATACACCGACTTAATTTTAGAAGGtgtttctaaaaaataaataggtgTACGTTAGCAATTCCTTTTGTTATAATACAtctacttattttttagaatgtGTGTGTTAgtaaatgataattaaaaagtagttaaatataCTTTAAAGTGTATATTATTAATGCACACCTTCATAGAAAAGAGTAGGTGTGCATCAACAAATCGTTTATCTATCTAAAATAGAGTATACAagtgatataaatttttaattatcttataactttttttttcttcaagtagcctagtggctagaaaagaGTAGGTGTGCATCAACAAATCGTTTATCTatatatagtgcgatgtctATGCTAACCGAGTTAAGCTCACAGAGACAATTATGTTATATCTTTAATTATGGTATATTGTGGACttggttttaattatttttttttttttacaaaaccgTGGACTTGAttttcttttctcactatcTGTATCCGGCCTACTGACAGCctaatctggtttgggggtcagttctgacatcaaatggtttcaATCTCCTCCAGATCGCAGTTGCGAGAGATCGAACCTTGATCCTCCTTACCAAGTCCAACTCTAGTCACCGGTAAACCAAATAataatgggtcatgctaaacagtgtccccggACACTTGTTATAGATCACGTGTCGTATTTGGtctaataaaattatttcaacattttttgttttatgaacTTGACCATAAAACGCtcacttttttttgtaacaaagaGGACTTTTGccaaaacaagaagaaaaaataaactacaaaTAAATTTACCGAGGAGTGAAAACTCCAGAAACATCAACCGATTAATTTGAGTAGGACATAACTCAAAAAGCCACCAAGGGTTGTTACCATTTGTTCCTGCATGGATTTTAAGGGTATATATTTAGTGAGACCTAACCGACGATGTATTTATTAGAACCATCACGTAGTAGTTCTTTGTAAACCGGGGATATAAGTGTCTATTCTATAAATATCAGAATAGTAGAGTGCCGGGCACtaatattagtttttctctATCTTCGTACAAACTGCAAACTCATTGTCCTTACCTTTATTTGCCCTCTGGTCGAAAAACCATGGGCAAAGCATTAAGTATTTTTCCCCCCAAAAGCTTATTTTGTCTATGTGTGTTCTATTGCAGGAAAAAGGaaataatacaaaaagcaaaaagCAATGCCCCCTCGTGCATAAAAGTATGTAAAATTTATAGTGGAGAAGGATACGCCAATCTTATTCGATTATGATTCAAAAATTAAGGTATTTGGTTTAAGTAATTAATAAGTTCTTTTAAGataaattgtttgaaaaaatttaaattttatatttagtaGAAATAATTCtgatcagactttacttatttcgcagtcgaactctggattaccagaACCCCTTAAATGAAAATTAGAGAGTTAAAAacccaaaaatataaaatataattttgtacGGTAGGTGTTCCTTCGAAGCTGTTTGGGAAAAGCGGAAGcacattttattttcattttcacaagATGAAGGTGGACCATAGTCTCAGTATGGCAAATTGGCAATCACAATCACAATATTGCTAAAGAATTAACTTAAAATGGATGGAAACATCAACTCAATGTTCTTAAAAAAGAACTAAGACTTATTTTAGATCTATTATGTAAAGTTAGTGAGTATTTTAGAAATTCACACATAttatatgttttcttttttataaaaaaagacgGGAAGTCTAGCaagaaactaaaaattaaatggATATTTTTAGGCATGGTTTcagaaaaatcatcaaaaagaaaattacaaagcTCATTAAAAAGAGTTTTTATTCTTACGCACAAACTAAAAAATCTAATGAAAGACTAAAGTCTACAAGCTAATCATCACAATAATTTTCCTCTTTCTAAGTGATAAGAAGATTAGAATTTGATTCACACCATCAACAAAAACTACTCGTACTAATAACTAACATCAGTGTGAACTATGGATaattaatgatatatatatatatatatatatatatatatatatatatatatatatatatatatatatataataaagtgTTCTAATTTATTAATCCTCtatcaaacaaattcaaaatcatgATTAATCGTGTTTAATTGATGATTAATAAGTTGAATCACTTTACCATATTCATCGACTGTCCACCGAATATGACTATCCATATATTTGAACTATAAGAATTATtttcgtttttgtttttttgctaGGTTATGTCTAGTAGTTAGAAATTCATTCTTGAGATAAATATGTGAAATGTCTAGAGTTCAAACTTGCctcttacatataaaatataatttctccACCAACTGAATTAAGCTCATATATATGTGACACCATTTTTGCATTCTATTAACCATTtaaattgattccaaattcaatGTCAATTTTGTGCATAAAAATATCAGTAGGCAAGAAACAAAAAGAGAACAATTGAATAAAATACTTTGTCTACCATATACAAATGTGTTGTATGGAATTGAATTATATCTCAATTGATAATGACATGATTTATTGATCAAATGGCAAAAACTAATTTGTACATAATTCAAAACTTATTTAAGTTGTACATCATAGACCAGGCCTTGATTGGTTAACCAATTTATTTGTAGCTTATTgtataagtatttttttcaagtaactTAGTAGTTAGAAATCCAGTTTTTAAGGCGAATAAGTTGAAGTACTAGAATTCGAACTTCTAATTCTTATATATTACATGTAATATTTCTACCAACTGAATTATATTTACGAAAATTTATTGCATAAGTACTTATCATAAGAAACACTAATGTATAAACTTAGGTGAcctatttctataataaaaaataaaaatatattgttttgtAATAGTATATAGCATAGACCGTTTtcataaacttataaaaaatgtcATAAATGTTAGTAAATAACATagctaaaaaagaaaaataagcgGAAGCGCAATCaacaatacaaaaatataactttgaAAACTATAAAATCGGAGAAAAACATGGTTGTTGTCAAAACTGACAACCATAAAATAAACATCATGtcaaaattgttacaacacataaaCTTGACTTTTAACCACTTCATGATCCCAATACACTCGCATTCttcaaagtaaatatttgaactacaccTCACAATACTTtaaaacaagagcataagagaaagaaagaaaaaaagacacaaatataaacttaaaatgtTTCCAGATGTTACTACTTAATGTGTTGAAACAAGGAACTTAAAGTATCTATATATAACATTGAGCTCCTTCACACTTCACTTCTCTAATAATATGAGACTTCTCCAATATaatttccttaatttttttttgcttaacaATGTGaaacttacattgcaatcaaccaaAACTAAGCcgatatatataaaatatgtcGGTAGATTCTACAATCCAAACATGTCCTTATAAGTTAACTAGCctgaataaaatatatgaaaaaaaagtaaaagtgtGAAGGGGTATGTGTTGATATGAAGTGTAAATTGTTCCCTCCCGCCGAATAAATACTGAACACATAGATTTGCTGCATTAAAATTTTCAGAGATGACAATTCATACAATATTATTGCGTCATTTTATATATCCCTTACATCAGACTCTTTAatcttcttcttattattattactattccTACCCCccaaaagcataaaaaaaagtaCACCCCTATACACTACTACtattaatcaatatatatatatagaaccCTACGTTACTATAGGCAAAACCAATGACACAACAGTGTTATATTTGTACTATAGTAGTAGTAATATTTTCTTCTTCACATCACACGCTATTGCTTGCAACATTTTCTTTATCTTTACCTTATCACAGTATCATGTAACTCTTTGTTTCTATTCAATTACCAACTTGTTTTCAAAATTAGCTAAAAAAGCAAATATGTTTCTTTCTGTATCTACACCTGCAATGCTATGAACAGAGACTCAGAGagatagagatagagagagagagagatttttTTGCAGTGATTCAGAGATAAATGATCagagagaaaatgaaaagaTGGGCCCTCTAAAGCCTGAAACAGAAATGAGTGCCACTGCACCACACTATACACTGTGTGCTAGTATTACTAATGTACTAAtaatctttctctctctctctttccttgttttatttctttgtgCTTTTTCCTATCTTCTCATATCTCATTCATCTCCATCTATAGGTGCATAACataacactattttttttttctgagttttttttcttttttacactctttaaattttttgttttgtttaccGGAGTAtaatagactaaatacattaattatgcagTAAATTTATAAACgtgaattttgcttatatatttttgttgggGAGTAGAGTAGGATGTAGGAAAGATAGTGTAAAGTTTTGAGCTTTTTTATGTGTTGTGGAGTTTTGAGATGAAGGGTATGTAATAAATCTTGATGGGATctgtgaaaatttaaaaaatgtgcTTTTGGAGTTTGGGATAGTTGaattaaaatattggtttttttttttcttgaagaaaATGTGTTATTGGGTTTTGTGGATACTTGAATTTAAATATTGCTAATGTTCATGCAAATGGAACCAATGCATGCTTTTGATGTTGACATTATTCTAGCATATTTCTGGTTTTCAAACAATTGAAGTAGCTTTGTTAAACTTTTAAGACCAAACTTTATGATACTCTAATCACAATgcttatgttttgtttttcatgTTGCTTTGTGGTTTTCTAGATTCTCAGAGGACAAGGACAAGGCAATTACAAATTTTGCAAAGTTGTCAAATGTTTGGATTTTAGAAGATTTATGTGGTAGCTTAGCTCTTCTTGATTAAGTGAAGATTGGTTCACTCTTTTTTAGTCTTTACTTGAAATTGTTCTTGATTATCCTATAAGTACTTAAAAAAGCCACAATTTCTAAGTtgattttcttgttttctttgtagTATTTTCTAATTGTTGTGTCAATGGAGAATGGTGTATACAATGTTCCAATGAACATGGCTGGTCAAATTTCTAATGTCATAGAAGATATCACACAAAAGCCACTCATTCATTGCTATTCATTTGACCTTAACAATCAAACCATTATAAATGGAATTCCAATACTTTCTGCAgaacaaaatcaacaacatgTTGATGTTAGTAGTAGTAGTTTCATAAATCATCCAAATATTGCTGATTCTACTTCATTTGTTACATCACAACATGGAAGGACTATTGTGGAAAATCCCTCAAATCTCATTGTTAACAACAATCACTTTTCAGTTCCTGCTAGACTTGGTCTTCAAGAAAATTTTGAAGCTATGGTGGTTCCATACATGTTCAATAATTGGAATGATGCATCGAACTCAAACCCTTTGTGTCCAACTTTTGGTGATAATAGTAACCATGTCAACAAGTTTTTGAAAGCTCAAGAGGGTAATGGTAATGGATTCATGCCATATTCGTCGATAGCAAACATTGATCCGAACGGATGGCAATTGTCACATGCTGCAAACTTAACAAATGTTGCTTATAGTTCATCAAATTGTAGCAATGAACTTTCACCAAGTCTTGCAACATCTCCAAATTCAGGTCAGTGTTCAGAGATTAGTTGCTCTGACTTGACTCATAGCATGAATGGAACAAGATCAGGTTTGGAACAACCTTCATGTAGTAGTATGGAACTTTCTATGAGTTTAGGGAATGATAAACATGTCAAATTTTCGCCGGCGATATTAGGATCGAGATACCTTGCTGTAATTCAGGATATACTTGTTCAAATTGCAACATATTCATTTGAAAATCTAAATCTTGATGAGATCAATCATTCAGCTTCCGGTATTAGAGGGCGAGGAAATAAATCAAGTTCGTCGAACAAAGACAAGCGAAGGATAGGAGTAAACCGCGACACGAGTTCTATGTCAGAAGCATATGCTGATTCTTCATTGCAAAGACAAACTGCTGAATCAAAGAAATCACAACTTCTGATGCTTCTACAGATGGTACACTGCTACCTCTTGCATTACATGACATTCATTTGGTATTCTTGCATTATATGACATTCATTTGGTATTTGTTAAATTGTTTGCAGTACTAGTCAAATTAGAGACGTAAACATGTTCACTTTACCAAATTAAGTTTATAAAATGGAAACATAAGTTTGAAAATCAAATTGTTTGGTGTTGAATTGTTATTTCAGCATCAAAATCCATACACCGTGTCTGACATCGAATATGTTTATATTGTTGAGCTTTTTTACGCACAATTCAAAGTTACACACAAGAATGAAAACAAACCTTATCTgacttcaaaattttgatgtctGAATATCATTTCTCTATATGAAAGTTTAGATTCCAAGCTTCTGATAGTGGTCTTGATTTTTACTTAGGTGGACGGCCAATATAGTCGATGTTTGGCTGAGATTCACACCGTTGTATCTGCATTTCATGCTGCTACTGAGCTTGATCCTCAAATACATGCGCATTTTGCTGTTAAAACAGTTGATCGACTATATAAGGATTTGAGAGAGAGGATTAGTAATCATATTCTTGCCATGGGATCTAATATTAACAGCTCGTGGTCAGAAGATGATAATGAATTGTCTGTTGAAACTTCATTCATTCAAAAGCAATGGGCTCTCCAGCAGTTGAAAAGGAAAGACCAGTTATGGAGGCCTCAAAGGGGCTTGCCTGAAAAATCTGTTTCAGTTCTTCGTGATTGGATGTTTCAGAATTTCCTCCATCCGTGAGTATCTATTATCGAGCATatactcaaaattttgaataaaagtCTTCAACTGCAATAGCAGCCACGGCATCAAGGTTTTTGAGACCTTTGTGATTGCCATTGTGGCTGCATCAGCTTCATTTCTCTGAATGCATTGTGTATTGTGTGATTGTACGCAATCAGCCACGTCTGGACCAGATGTGGCTGGCTGCGTGCAGACTCAGGGTTGTGCGTGCACACAACACAAATCTCAAATGCGTATGTTTTTAACTATGAAGTGATGGATTTCAGGTATCCTAAAGATGCAGAGAAGCATTTACTTGCAATAAAAAGTGGGTTGACTAGAAGCCAGGTACTTAATTCTAATGTCACAAACACCGCTTAATCGTTGTTTGTTTGAAGGGGAACTTAAAAATGTCGCCCTTATTATATATAGAAGTTACGAAACATGTTTTTGTATGATGATTAAGAGTTATATTTGTGTTGGTTGACTAGGTATCAAACTGGTTTATAAATGCGCGTGTTCGACTATGGAAACCATTGATTGAGGAAATGTATGCTGAAATGAATAGAAGAAAGGCTTGTCGAAATGAAGGAGAAAATGAGAGCAGTGAAAGAAGCAGGATAAGCATTaacaatcaattttttaatatcaattgaagaagaagaagaaagtagCATATGTAGCATTATAATattcttgttttttattttgcaaaatGCTCTACTTAGTGAAGcattactattattatatgaGGAGTTGCAATTCTCTTGAAAAACAATGTTAacaaataccaaatttatattaCTATCTTTCATGTGTCACTCATTAGCAATGTGACTAGAAATTCAAGTCAAGAGAAGTCATACAAATTATGTTTTGGGGACTAATTCATATAGTATCTCAAATTACCAAAACTTGATTAGTTTGAATAATCCCTATGAAGGACTCAAGCAGTTAGCATAACAGAAATAGGCATACTACCATCCGTGAAAAGGGAAGACCAGTTATTCAGTCCCCAAAGGGGCTTGCTTGCCTGAAAGATCAGGCTTatactcaaaattttaaataaaagtctTCAACTACAATTGCAGCCACAGCGTCGAGGTTTATGAGACCTAAATTTGTGATGGCCATTGCGACTGTGAATTTGGAATTTGTGATTGTACGTAATTAGCCACACATATGGACCATCCGATTCAGATTTCAATgccaaatttgatttgattttaaaaaactaaaataccgAGCTTGAAGTCTGGATAGGCCGCCGATCTTGATCGAATCGGCCAGATCAAGCTGACTGCGTGCAGTCACGAGGTTGGGCCTGCACACAACCAAAATCTCAAATGTGTATGTTTTTAACCATGATGTGATGGATTTCAGCCTGACTAACATCTTAATAGTTAGTTGTGTTAATTTCTCAACAAGTAACATAACAAGCTTAACTAATCTTAACTAACATCTTACTTGTAAACTAAGTAAAATATTAagctaattaattaatcaacatCTATTGAATTAGAGTTTAACAATAAATATCGATATTGTTAGATTTTACATGtttatttgtgtttgaattCAGGGACCTTGCAATTGTTTGAGTTTTAATGATATTTATCACTTCATCTACCGacaacaaaaacataaattaaagtATAATACAATACTAAGGGCtcgtttgacccaacttttttaaaaacttatgcaatataaattatgttttatgttattttataagtccacactagtgaaaattataattttataagctattttatcataaaatctaccttgacaaacttataataatatgtaaaaattgcataagctctaaaaaaagttaggtcaaacgagccctaaataattaaacatcttaaattttaaacaaaagtaaaattcacatttattaagaaaaataaattataataatttgaagtatgattttgtgtgttttccttaaaataagttttatgtgAAGAtgtaaaatgaatttttttattgattttttttgtttgttttacaaTGGAGTCAAGGATTAAACCTAGAAACCCATGCATTGTATCCAAcccccctcaccactagacgaAACCTATAGTGActtgaatttttattgattattgattac from Trifolium pratense cultivar HEN17-A07 linkage group LG1, ARS_RC_1.1, whole genome shotgun sequence includes these protein-coding regions:
- the LOC123916963 gene encoding homeobox protein ATH1, yielding MENGVYNVPMNMAGQISNVIEDITQKPLIHCYSFDLNNQTIINGIPILSAEQNQQHVDVSSSSFINHPNIADSTSFVTSQHGRTIVENPSNLIVNNNHFSVPARLGLQENFEAMVVPYMFNNWNDASNSNPLCPTFGDNSNHVNKFLKAQEGNGNGFMPYSSIANIDPNGWQLSHAANLTNVAYSSSNCSNELSPSLATSPNSGQCSEISCSDLTHSMNGTRSGLEQPSCSSMELSMSLGNDKHVKFSPAILGSRYLAVIQDILVQIATYSFENLNLDEINHSASGIRGRGNKSSSSNKDKRRIGVNRDTSSMSEAYADSSLQRQTAESKKSQLLMLLQMVDGQYSRCLAEIHTVVSAFHAATELDPQIHAHFAVKTVDRLYKDLRERISNHILAMGSNINSSWSEDDNELSVETSFIQKQWALQQLKRKDQLWRPQRGLPEKSVSVLRDWMFQNFLHPYPKDAEKHLLAIKSGLTRSQVSNWFINARVRLWKPLIEEMYAEMNRRKACRNEGENESSERSRISINNQFFNIN